From the Psychrobacillus sp. FSL K6-4046 genome, one window contains:
- the argB gene encoding acetylglutamate kinase, translating to MTTFKSMQPIVPDRIVIKLGGSMLEGLNEQFFTNFKKLKAEGNEIIIVHGGGPAINKALADNTVASTTINGFRVTSEEAVDIVQCTLVGKVNPALVLQLNQNGIAAVGLSGYDGNLLECDFLDKETYGFVGDIKKVNTPILETLLVNGITPVISCIGCLQDATPLNINADTVASKIALAIKADCLLLVTDTQGIKINGEVQEVVQTSSIKEWIASEDIYGGMIPKVTAAMDCLKEGIPSVKIVDEKLNGTTIVHQEVYA from the coding sequence ATGACTACGTTCAAATCAATGCAACCTATCGTTCCTGACCGCATCGTTATCAAGCTTGGTGGCAGTATGCTCGAAGGGTTAAATGAGCAATTTTTCACGAACTTCAAAAAGCTGAAAGCTGAGGGCAATGAAATCATCATCGTCCACGGTGGTGGTCCGGCAATCAACAAAGCACTAGCAGACAATACAGTAGCTTCCACTACTATTAATGGCTTCCGAGTAACTTCCGAGGAAGCGGTAGACATTGTCCAATGCACACTCGTTGGCAAGGTCAATCCAGCTCTAGTACTCCAGCTCAATCAAAACGGGATTGCAGCTGTAGGCTTAAGCGGCTATGATGGCAATCTACTCGAATGTGACTTCTTAGACAAGGAGACTTACGGCTTCGTCGGAGATATTAAAAAGGTGAACACGCCGATCCTTGAAACACTATTAGTAAATGGCATCACACCTGTCATTTCCTGTATTGGCTGCCTACAAGATGCAACACCACTCAATATAAATGCAGACACAGTAGCAAGTAAAATCGCTTTAGCAATCAAAGCAGATTGCCTACTACTCGTAACAGACACACAAGGTATTAAGATCAACGGAGAAGTCCAAGAGGTCGTGCAAACGTCCTCTATCAAGGAATGGATAGCATCCGAAGACATATATGGCGGAATGATTCCTAAGGTGACTGCAGCTATGGACTGCCTAAAAGAAGGTATTCCGTCCGTCAAAATTGTAGATGAAAAGCTAAACGGCACAACGATAGTTCATCAGGAGGTTTATGCATGA
- a CDS encoding acetylornithine transaminase yields MSSLFPNYARRPVHLIEGKGTIVTDDQGKKYLDFTSGIAVLSLGHAHPAIVKAIQEQSEKLWHTSNLFESKKQEQLASTLIEETHFAHAFFCNSGAEANEAAIKLARKHTGKHTIITFENSFHGRTFGAMSATGQEKVRQGFGPVLETFKTVPFNNVEQLEASIDEEVGAIMLEVIQGEGGVNAVTPEFAEAISNICESKGILLIVDEVQTGISRTGTRYAYEQTVLKPDIMTLAKGLGGGFPIGAMLGTSELGETFSPGTHGTTFGGNPLAVTVAQAVLQNVFESEFLIEVKKKSEYLVHRLTEVLPSYKVVGAGLLLGLVCEDETAPYIIKAEKAGLLLVGAGPNVIRLLPPLTVTRDEIDQAVEILRTILN; encoded by the coding sequence ATGAGTTCTCTTTTTCCAAACTACGCCCGACGCCCCGTACATTTAATAGAAGGAAAGGGCACAATCGTCACCGATGATCAGGGCAAAAAATACTTGGATTTCACTAGTGGCATAGCGGTGCTCAGCCTAGGGCATGCGCACCCTGCCATTGTAAAAGCAATCCAAGAGCAAAGCGAAAAGCTTTGGCACACATCGAATTTATTTGAAAGTAAAAAGCAGGAGCAGCTTGCTAGCACTTTAATAGAAGAAACTCACTTTGCACATGCTTTTTTCTGCAATAGTGGAGCCGAGGCAAACGAAGCTGCCATCAAGCTAGCTCGTAAGCATACAGGCAAGCACACGATCATTACCTTCGAGAACTCTTTCCACGGCAGAACGTTTGGAGCAATGTCCGCAACTGGTCAGGAAAAAGTACGCCAAGGCTTCGGTCCAGTACTAGAGACATTTAAAACTGTGCCATTCAATAATGTGGAGCAGCTAGAGGCTTCTATCGATGAAGAGGTCGGTGCAATCATGCTGGAGGTTATCCAAGGAGAAGGGGGAGTCAACGCAGTTACCCCTGAATTCGCCGAAGCAATCTCTAATATATGTGAATCAAAGGGAATCCTACTGATTGTAGATGAGGTCCAAACAGGCATCAGCCGAACAGGTACACGCTACGCCTACGAGCAAACCGTTTTAAAGCCAGATATCATGACACTAGCAAAAGGACTTGGTGGTGGTTTTCCAATCGGCGCCATGCTAGGAACAAGTGAACTAGGAGAAACATTCAGTCCAGGAACACATGGTACGACGTTCGGAGGGAACCCACTGGCTGTCACCGTCGCTCAAGCAGTACTACAAAACGTATTTGAATCGGAATTTTTAATCGAGGTCAAAAAAAAATCTGAGTATCTAGTGCATAGACTGACGGAGGTATTGCCATCCTATAAAGTAGTTGGTGCCGGCTTATTACTAGGACTCGTCTGCGAAGACGAAACGGCACCATACATAATCAAAGCCGAAAAAGCTGGACTGCTATTAGTAGGAGCAGGACCAAACGTCATTCGTCTCCTGCCACCATTAACAGTAACTCGTGACGAAATCGATCAAGCAGTAGAAATATTACGTACAATCTTAAACTAA